A stretch of bacterium DNA encodes these proteins:
- a CDS encoding heparinase II/III family protein yields MRKGNLVGVLCGLLCLWLAALPVDMAAQAAGGRHPVPTEHPRLFGSRERLRSLAAERPEEYARMKAVLAWPEVDDHALMFSLALVCAVEPDSALGRRAVELALKYVNGPIQTGHTTFGHDLANVAVIYDMCWDYWTDQERQAFHTYVNATVDGNVNEETTPFANGWYGYKHWGYGLACYAAYYENPRAPAILSKLESDYRNLAVPALELAGEGGGWAEGYYINYWNYEWMVFCEAATYCEGIDYCELAPKFFRERAVASMFEAYPWISDYHSRRPIPMGDSGGRLYGGDRDKTLNVRRILASRYRNDPSHQAVATFNETTPRASGGTNAYKDFLWHDTSVPKASLATFKLSHYSSGPGYVYARSSWSDDATHFFFKCGDRFTSHQHLDVGHFMIARREELLGDGGHYYEFGGVHDVNYQLRTIAHNTMLVYNSAERIRADIRAGMVTGNDGGQNYPWEHHNGLAAQVSDWNANKAQFDIADMLAYRDHGDWLYTAGDCSRAYDKGKLEYFYRQIVYIRPGRFVVFDRVKSPRSSYKKTFLLQAMKVPQVDGQRLRIDNGGGRLFALTVLPERAVIKLNSGADLYSYDGHSYPPTSDTGPAPECRVEISPFISSAEDLFLHVFDACDDTRESMCEVARLGDGTAETGVRLSGAGGEPVEVLFSRSGTLSARIRVGDSGGYTDLPAGIDTSVTVLPLQGDVDGDGRRSLRDALELMLRALRDPTDSSLDLNGDGAATWADALELVRLIRNAAD; encoded by the coding sequence ATGCGAAAAGGCAACCTTGTCGGGGTGTTATGCGGCCTACTCTGTCTGTGGCTGGCGGCTTTGCCCGTGGATATGGCGGCCCAGGCCGCGGGCGGGCGTCACCCCGTGCCCACGGAGCACCCGCGGCTGTTCGGTTCGCGCGAGAGGCTGCGCAGCCTGGCCGCCGAGCGTCCCGAGGAATACGCCCGCATGAAAGCCGTGCTCGCCTGGCCGGAGGTGGATGACCATGCGCTGATGTTCAGCCTGGCCCTGGTCTGCGCCGTGGAGCCCGACAGCGCCCTGGGCCGCCGGGCGGTGGAGCTGGCGCTCAAGTATGTCAACGGCCCGATCCAGACCGGGCACACGACTTTCGGCCACGACCTGGCCAATGTCGCGGTGATCTACGACATGTGCTGGGACTACTGGACCGACCAGGAGCGTCAGGCTTTCCACACCTATGTCAACGCCACGGTGGACGGCAACGTGAACGAGGAGACCACCCCGTTCGCCAACGGCTGGTACGGCTACAAGCACTGGGGCTACGGCCTGGCCTGCTACGCCGCCTACTACGAGAACCCCCGCGCCCCGGCGATACTTTCCAAGCTGGAGAGCGACTACCGCAACCTGGCCGTGCCGGCCCTGGAGCTGGCCGGCGAGGGTGGCGGCTGGGCCGAGGGCTACTACATCAACTACTGGAACTACGAGTGGATGGTGTTCTGCGAGGCGGCCACGTACTGCGAGGGGATAGATTACTGCGAGCTGGCCCCGAAATTCTTCCGCGAGCGCGCCGTGGCCAGCATGTTCGAGGCCTACCCCTGGATAAGCGATTACCACTCCCGCCGGCCGATCCCGATGGGCGACAGCGGCGGACGGCTTTACGGCGGCGACCGGGACAAGACGCTCAACGTGCGGCGGATACTGGCCTCGCGCTACCGCAACGACCCGTCGCACCAGGCGGTAGCCACGTTCAACGAGACCACGCCCCGGGCCTCGGGCGGCACCAACGCCTACAAGGATTTCCTCTGGCACGACACCAGCGTGCCCAAGGCCAGCCTCGCCACTTTCAAGCTCTCCCACTACAGCTCCGGGCCGGGCTATGTCTACGCCCGCAGCTCCTGGAGCGATGACGCGACCCACTTTTTCTTCAAATGCGGCGACCGTTTCACCTCCCATCAGCACCTGGACGTGGGGCATTTCATGATCGCCCGGCGCGAGGAGCTGCTGGGCGATGGCGGCCATTACTACGAATTCGGCGGCGTCCACGATGTCAACTACCAGCTTCGCACCATCGCCCACAACACGATGCTGGTCTACAACAGCGCCGAGCGTATCCGGGCCGACATCCGCGCCGGGATGGTCACGGGTAACGACGGGGGCCAGAACTACCCCTGGGAGCACCACAACGGCCTGGCCGCCCAGGTCTCGGACTGGAACGCGAACAAGGCCCAGTTCGACATCGCGGACATGCTGGCCTACCGTGACCACGGCGACTGGCTCTACACGGCCGGGGACTGCTCACGCGCCTACGACAAGGGCAAGCTCGAGTATTTCTACCGTCAGATCGTGTACATCCGCCCGGGGCGTTTCGTGGTGTTCGACCGGGTCAAGTCGCCGCGCTCCAGCTACAAAAAGACGTTCCTGCTCCAGGCGATGAAAGTGCCGCAGGTGGACGGCCAGCGGTTGAGGATCGACAACGGCGGCGGACGGCTGTTCGCGCTCACCGTGCTGCCCGAGCGCGCCGTGATCAAGCTCAACAGCGGCGCCGACCTCTACAGCTACGACGGGCACAGCTATCCGCCCACCTCCGACACCGGACCCGCCCCGGAATGCCGGGTGGAGATATCCCCGTTCATCTCCTCGGCCGAGGACCTGTTCCTGCACGTGTTCGACGCCTGTGATGACACCCGGGAGTCGATGTGCGAGGTGGCGCGGCTGGGGGACGGCACGGCTGAGACGGGGGTGCGCCTGTCCGGAGCGGGGGGCGAGCCGGTGGAGGTGCTGTTCTCCCGTAGCGGCACTCTGAGCGCGCGCATCCGGGTGGGCGACAGTGGCGGATACACCGACCTTCCCGCCGGGATAGACACCAGCGTGACCGTGCTCCCGCTGCAGGGGGATGTGGACGGGGACGGGCGGCGCAGCCTGAGGGACGCCCTGGAGCTGATGCTGCGCGCCCTGCGCGATCCCACGGACAGCAGCCTCGACCTGAACGGCGACGGGGCCGCCACCTGGGCCGACGCCCTGGAACTCGTGCGCCTGATCCGGAACGCGGCGGACTGA
- a CDS encoding heparinase II/III-family protein: protein MSMPPLHRNLTAALAFCLGLFTATAVAAESAAPSVRLAERYTRETVQASLLPRESWRPYADISRRAFWDSLSAPVRAALVASGEKALGAPWPSLPAKLYLEFARDGNRSHYEDLYFGRRDRVKDLVLAECVENRGRFTDEIVNGLWLILEETSWCVPAHIGAQKTGDGLPDEREPIVDLFAAETGALLAWVDYLVGPQLETVSPLVRERIGRQVKSRILDPCLERNDFWWMGWGERERVNNWNPWICSNWITADLVLEQDPARRVEALWKAMRALDNFIKTYHADGGCDEGPSYWGRAGASLFDCLELLHSATGGAVDIFSDPLIRNMGAYIYRSHIHDFYFINFADAPARVSFPFDLVYRWGKRSGDPNMTALGAWAAKQKPEQGDIDDASLARALPELANLKELAAASGSQPLVRDVWLDGIQVMAARSKTGSAEGFYLAAKGGHNAESHNHNDVGNFIVYCDGLPVLVDAGVGEYTAKTFSDRRYEIWTMQSSYHNLPTINGVMQQEGRQYEARAVSYSQSGGAAAFSLDIAGAYPAEAGVKSWKRSLRLERGKAVRLSDSFVLEKRRGELFLSLLTPCRVETVKPGELRLITPERLGAPVSVRVLYDSARLSPAVEQIKIDDPRLFGSWQGDLYRIKLSAPESSPPADIWELKITR from the coding sequence ATGAGCATGCCTCCGCTGCACCGGAATCTCACGGCCGCCCTGGCTTTCTGCCTGGGCCTTTTCACCGCAACCGCAGTCGCCGCTGAATCCGCCGCACCCAGCGTGCGCCTGGCCGAGCGCTACACGCGCGAAACTGTCCAGGCGAGCCTTCTGCCGCGCGAAAGCTGGCGCCCCTACGCGGATATATCCCGGCGCGCGTTCTGGGACAGCCTGTCCGCCCCGGTGCGCGCCGCCCTGGTCGCCTCGGGTGAAAAAGCCCTGGGCGCACCCTGGCCCTCGCTGCCGGCCAAGCTCTACCTGGAGTTCGCCCGCGACGGAAACCGCTCGCACTATGAAGACTTGTATTTCGGCCGCCGCGACCGGGTCAAGGACCTGGTGCTGGCCGAGTGTGTGGAGAACCGGGGGCGTTTCACGGATGAGATAGTCAACGGCCTCTGGCTGATCCTGGAGGAAACGAGCTGGTGCGTGCCGGCCCATATCGGCGCGCAGAAAACCGGCGACGGGCTGCCCGATGAGCGCGAGCCCATCGTGGACCTGTTCGCCGCCGAGACCGGCGCGCTTCTGGCCTGGGTCGACTATCTGGTGGGGCCGCAACTGGAGACGGTCTCACCCCTGGTGCGCGAGCGGATCGGCCGCCAGGTGAAATCGCGTATCCTCGACCCCTGCCTGGAGCGCAACGATTTCTGGTGGATGGGCTGGGGCGAGAGGGAGCGGGTGAACAACTGGAACCCCTGGATCTGCTCCAACTGGATCACCGCGGACCTGGTGCTGGAACAGGACCCCGCCCGCCGGGTCGAGGCGCTCTGGAAAGCCATGCGCGCCCTGGACAATTTCATCAAGACCTACCACGCGGACGGCGGCTGCGACGAGGGCCCCAGCTACTGGGGACGCGCCGGGGCCTCGCTGTTCGATTGCCTCGAGCTGCTGCACTCGGCCACCGGCGGCGCGGTGGACATTTTCTCCGACCCCCTGATCCGCAACATGGGGGCCTACATCTACCGCTCCCACATCCACGATTTCTATTTCATCAATTTCGCGGACGCCCCGGCGCGGGTCTCGTTCCCGTTCGACCTGGTCTACCGCTGGGGCAAGCGGAGCGGCGACCCCAACATGACCGCCCTGGGCGCCTGGGCCGCGAAGCAGAAACCGGAACAGGGGGATATCGATGACGCCAGCCTGGCCCGGGCGTTGCCCGAGCTGGCCAACCTGAAAGAGCTCGCCGCAGCTTCCGGCAGCCAGCCCCTGGTGCGGGATGTCTGGCTGGACGGCATCCAGGTGATGGCGGCCCGGAGCAAGACCGGCAGCGCCGAGGGGTTCTACCTGGCCGCCAAGGGCGGCCACAACGCCGAAAGCCACAACCACAACGATGTGGGCAATTTCATTGTCTACTGCGACGGCCTGCCGGTGCTGGTGGACGCCGGGGTGGGCGAGTACACGGCCAAGACTTTCAGCGACCGGCGCTACGAGATCTGGACCATGCAGTCGTCCTACCACAACCTGCCCACGATCAACGGCGTGATGCAGCAGGAGGGCCGCCAGTACGAGGCCCGGGCGGTCAGCTACAGCCAGTCGGGCGGCGCGGCCGCTTTCTCGCTGGATATCGCCGGGGCCTACCCGGCCGAGGCCGGGGTGAAGTCCTGGAAGCGCAGCCTGCGCCTGGAGCGGGGCAAGGCCGTGCGCCTGAGCGACAGTTTCGTGCTGGAAAAGCGCCGGGGCGAGCTGTTCCTCAGCCTTCTCACCCCCTGCCGGGTGGAGACAGTGAAACCCGGCGAGCTGCGCCTGATCACCCCCGAACGGCTGGGCGCTCCGGTGAGCGTGCGCGTTCTCTACGACAGCGCCCGGCTCAGCCCGGCGGTGGAGCAGATCAAGATCGACGACCCGCGGCTGTTCGGCTCGTGGCAGGGCGACCTCTACCGGATCAAGCTCAGCGCGCCGGAGAGCAGCCCGCCGGCCGATATCTGGGAGCTGAAAATCACCCGCTGA
- a CDS encoding NTP transferase domain-containing protein: protein MAEKTPELVAVIMAGGAGTRFWPLSTEARPKQFLRLFGERSLLQQSYDRLTGLVPPERVLVATGAHYTGLVREQLPQVPSQNVIGEPCRRDTAAAVALAALLCRSRWGDPVMCVLTADHLIAPDNEFRRELLSAASAASTGSRLYTFGIPPAYPATCYGYLERGEMLAEEDGIRHYDLVRFKEKPDRATAESYLAAGRYLWNSGMFVWRVGAILDELARQLPEHLKRLEPAVALWDSPQREAALAAAFEGLKATSIDFGVMEGAAQAALVTAGFEWNDVGGWLALAEYLEQDSQGNAHRGGLESLDSADNLVFCEDSSESVALLGVRDLIVVRAGKRTLVLPKARAEEIKALVKRL, encoded by the coding sequence ATGGCTGAAAAGACGCCGGAACTGGTGGCCGTGATCATGGCCGGCGGGGCGGGCACACGGTTCTGGCCACTGAGCACCGAGGCGCGGCCCAAGCAGTTCCTGCGCCTTTTCGGCGAGCGGAGCCTGTTGCAGCAGAGCTACGACCGTCTGACGGGTCTGGTGCCGCCGGAGCGGGTGCTGGTGGCCACCGGGGCGCATTACACCGGCCTTGTGCGTGAGCAGTTGCCGCAGGTCCCGTCCCAGAATGTGATCGGCGAGCCCTGCCGCCGCGACACCGCCGCCGCGGTGGCCCTGGCCGCCCTGCTCTGCCGCAGCCGCTGGGGCGACCCGGTCATGTGCGTGCTGACCGCCGACCACCTGATCGCCCCGGACAACGAGTTCCGCCGCGAGCTTCTCTCCGCGGCGAGTGCTGCGTCCACGGGGAGCCGTCTCTACACTTTCGGCATCCCGCCCGCCTACCCGGCCACCTGCTACGGCTACCTGGAACGGGGGGAAATGCTCGCGGAGGAGGACGGCATCCGGCACTACGATCTGGTCCGTTTCAAGGAGAAACCCGACCGCGCCACGGCCGAATCCTACCTGGCCGCGGGGCGCTACCTCTGGAACAGCGGGATGTTTGTCTGGCGGGTGGGTGCGATCCTGGACGAGCTGGCGCGCCAGCTCCCGGAGCACCTGAAACGGCTGGAACCGGCGGTGGCGCTCTGGGACAGCCCGCAGCGCGAGGCGGCCCTGGCCGCGGCGTTCGAGGGGCTGAAGGCCACTTCCATCGACTTCGGAGTGATGGAGGGGGCGGCCCAGGCCGCTCTGGTGACGGCCGGTTTCGAGTGGAACGACGTGGGCGGCTGGCTCGCCCTGGCCGAGTACCTGGAACAGGACAGCCAGGGCAACGCCCACCGAGGCGGCCTGGAGAGCCTGGACAGCGCGGACAATCTCGTGTTCTGCGAGGACAGCTCCGAGAGCGTGGCCCTGCTCGGGGTGCGGGACCTGATCGTGGTGCGCGCCGGCAAGCGCACCCTGGTGCTGCCCAAGGCCCGGGCCGAGGAGATCAAGGCCCTGGTCAAGCGCCTGTAG
- a CDS encoding EAL domain-containing protein: MATLNSNIDLAEQTDASKVDKWTRICQVFDYAFQPIVNIHTGSCYGYEALLRNYEKAGFQSIQDVFDTAYYEGVSVLLDFMLREKAIQKFAGIKSCVKQKLFFNIDNRTLLDPGYTQVNYTSLFDKYHLPLYSLCVEISERHDFETFILHDIKGLNTIKDMLKFFREGHYKIAIDDFGSGLSGLEMLYHSEPDYIKIDRFFIGDIEKDARKKLFVSSILNMVHILGVIVIAEGVENEHEFYVCKEIGCDYIQGYFIQRPQLDEAELRDKYDLIADLNQKDRRSKLTDQDIIARRLEYIEPISLYNSQDTITDIDFIFDSFRRNKSNSFFPLVGSTGEPIGVIREIDLKEFVYSPYGRFLLKRKSSNSLLDFVSRMPVSEINTRVEKILEIFSQDVQSEGILITSGGRYVGFLSASSLVKLLNEKNIAEARDQNPLSKLPGNAIINQYISEAMVNSGESFVFVYYDFDNFKPFNDIYGFRQGDRAIQIFSDILKDSANQKKCFLGHVGGDDFFCSYRENEIEAQAAVSSVQEIIQRFSEDVKSLYKPQDRENGFIIAVSREGKKKKFPLLSVSAGVLVLPAGRHCFQLEDMFALLADLKKQAKSSEAKIVQKVL; encoded by the coding sequence ATGGCTACGCTGAACAGTAATATCGATCTGGCCGAACAGACAGACGCCTCGAAAGTAGACAAGTGGACCCGGATCTGCCAGGTTTTCGACTACGCCTTCCAACCGATCGTCAACATCCACACCGGCTCCTGTTACGGCTACGAGGCCCTGCTGCGCAACTACGAGAAAGCCGGGTTCCAGAGCATACAGGACGTGTTCGACACGGCCTACTACGAGGGGGTTTCGGTACTGCTGGATTTCATGCTGCGCGAGAAAGCGATCCAGAAATTCGCCGGGATCAAATCCTGCGTCAAACAGAAACTCTTTTTCAACATCGACAACCGGACCCTGCTCGACCCCGGCTACACCCAGGTCAACTACACCAGCCTGTTCGACAAGTACCACCTGCCGCTGTACTCGCTGTGCGTGGAGATATCGGAGCGCCACGATTTCGAGACCTTCATCCTGCACGACATCAAGGGCCTCAACACGATCAAGGACATGCTCAAGTTCTTCCGCGAGGGCCACTACAAGATCGCCATCGATGATTTCGGCTCGGGCCTGTCGGGGCTCGAGATGCTTTACCACAGCGAGCCCGACTACATCAAGATCGACCGCTTCTTCATCGGCGACATCGAGAAGGACGCGCGCAAGAAACTGTTCGTCTCCTCCATCCTCAACATGGTGCATATCCTGGGCGTGATCGTGATCGCCGAGGGCGTGGAGAACGAGCACGAGTTCTATGTCTGCAAGGAGATCGGCTGCGACTACATCCAGGGCTATTTCATTCAGCGCCCGCAACTGGACGAGGCCGAGCTGCGCGACAAGTACGATCTTATCGCCGACCTGAACCAGAAAGACCGCCGCTCCAAGCTGACCGACCAGGACATCATCGCCCGGCGCCTGGAGTACATCGAGCCGATCTCGCTTTACAACAGCCAGGACACTATCACGGACATCGATTTCATCTTCGACTCGTTCCGCCGCAACAAGAGCAACTCCTTTTTCCCGCTGGTGGGCAGCACGGGCGAGCCGATCGGGGTGATCCGCGAGATCGACCTGAAGGAGTTCGTCTACTCGCCCTACGGACGGTTCCTGCTCAAGCGCAAGTCCTCCAACAGCCTGCTCGACTTCGTCTCCAGGATGCCGGTCTCGGAGATCAACACGCGGGTGGAGAAAATCCTCGAAATATTCTCGCAGGATGTGCAGTCCGAGGGTATCCTGATCACCAGCGGCGGCCGCTACGTGGGGTTCCTGAGCGCCAGCTCGCTGGTCAAGCTGCTGAACGAGAAGAACATCGCCGAGGCGCGCGACCAGAACCCACTGTCCAAGCTGCCCGGCAACGCGATCATCAACCAGTACATCTCCGAGGCGATGGTCAACTCCGGCGAGAGCTTCGTCTTCGTCTACTACGATTTCGACAATTTCAAGCCGTTCAACGATATCTACGGTTTCCGCCAGGGCGACCGGGCGATCCAGATCTTCTCCGACATCCTGAAAGACAGCGCCAATCAGAAAAAATGCTTCCTCGGCCACGTGGGCGGAGATGATTTCTTCTGCTCGTACCGCGAGAACGAGATCGAGGCGCAGGCCGCGGTCAGCTCGGTCCAGGAGATAATCCAGCGCTTCTCCGAGGACGTGAAAAGCCTGTACAAGCCCCAGGACCGGGAAAACGGCTTCATTATCGCGGTCAGCCGCGAGGGCAAGAAAAAGAAATTTCCGCTCCTGTCGGTCAGCGCCGGGGTGCTGGTCCTGCCCGCCGGGCGTCACTGTTTCCAGCTCGAGGACATGTTCGCCCTGCTGGCCGATCTGAAAAAGCAGGCCAAGAGTTCGGAGGCCAAGATCGTGCAGAAAGTGCTCTGA
- a CDS encoding Rrf2 family transcriptional regulator: protein MISQTGQYALRALSFLGAQDNGRYHLVQEMGRELDIPAQYLSKILHNLVRVGLLESQRGRMGGFRLKLRPEQVTLFDILDALEDLGRFEHCILGTAPCNNRSRCPMDGMWCEVRERYISFLKSTTVAQLARKTV from the coding sequence ATGATATCGCAGACAGGTCAGTATGCGTTGCGAGCCCTGTCATTCCTGGGCGCGCAGGATAACGGCCGCTATCACCTTGTTCAGGAAATGGGTCGCGAACTCGATATTCCAGCCCAATACCTGTCCAAAATATTACACAACCTGGTGCGGGTGGGCCTGCTGGAATCGCAGCGCGGGCGCATGGGGGGGTTCCGCCTGAAACTGCGGCCGGAACAGGTCACGCTGTTCGATATCCTGGATGCGCTGGAGGACCTGGGACGCTTCGAGCACTGCATCCTGGGGACCGCGCCCTGCAACAACCGCAGCCGCTGCCCTATGGACGGCATGTGGTGCGAGGTCCGGGAGCGCTACATCTCGTTCCTCAAGAGCACCACAGTGGCCCAGCTGGCCCGCAAAACAGTCTGA
- a CDS encoding PQQ-like beta-propeller repeat protein — protein sequence MRKPLALCFALVFFCVGVSFAGEMLWQIKTDKDINWRRLTDLGSLVYATDDGLYCLDPKTGENLWKKEDDTVKKVQEGQVEFIPATPLMLLDIKKGKGNITGTLCALNIADGSVVWTTGEQKGMGIGVFPNYERGEILYFMNDEKLKPVLYVYDITNGTSKVFKEQFDEDRFDVFEVPGSGIVFKKFSVAGNQRPVFEGDYAYLAFPKPMKVDLNTGNIVWKCADGGVKKTQPKDGMAQMISDGSALYVPNEDKLYAIDCASGAVKWKTQGLPKWVGQIVEDGEGLILKGDDSKSGDGFVLRINRADGAFLWKDPYKYKDSSCNMLIDGERILLVADGKLQSVDKASGKKTTELKLKDAKFVETVNSLDLRDEGLLLQATQGACLLDKDGSKAVWAKTLEAPGSSGWMKLAAAAVSSLDYMANASVAMNTYRGTLDNARANKNMNSSFGSFMEEMSKRFTATASGERWMFILTNLDDGAGLAALNLKTGQVDAEVLLKDKKPDYQIDELGKRVFYFKDKNELQCYKF from the coding sequence ATGCGGAAGCCCCTGGCTCTGTGTTTTGCACTCGTGTTCTTTTGCGTCGGAGTCTCCTTCGCAGGGGAAATGCTCTGGCAGATCAAGACCGACAAAGACATAAACTGGCGAAGGCTGACCGACCTGGGCAGCCTGGTCTACGCCACGGATGACGGCCTGTACTGTCTGGACCCCAAGACCGGTGAGAATCTGTGGAAAAAAGAAGACGACACGGTCAAGAAAGTCCAGGAGGGCCAGGTGGAGTTCATCCCAGCCACCCCGCTGATGCTCCTGGACATCAAAAAAGGGAAAGGCAATATCACCGGCACTCTCTGCGCGTTGAACATCGCGGACGGGAGTGTTGTCTGGACCACCGGCGAGCAGAAAGGCATGGGTATCGGGGTATTCCCGAATTACGAGCGCGGCGAAATCCTTTATTTCATGAATGACGAGAAGCTCAAACCGGTCCTCTACGTCTACGACATCACCAACGGCACCTCCAAGGTGTTCAAAGAGCAGTTCGATGAGGACCGTTTCGACGTGTTCGAGGTGCCGGGCTCGGGCATCGTGTTCAAGAAATTCTCGGTGGCCGGCAACCAGCGGCCCGTGTTCGAGGGCGATTACGCCTACCTGGCGTTCCCCAAGCCGATGAAGGTTGACCTCAACACCGGGAACATAGTCTGGAAATGCGCCGACGGCGGGGTGAAAAAGACCCAGCCCAAGGACGGCATGGCCCAGATGATCTCGGACGGCAGCGCGCTCTATGTGCCCAACGAGGACAAGCTCTACGCCATCGACTGCGCCAGCGGAGCGGTCAAGTGGAAGACCCAGGGCCTTCCCAAGTGGGTCGGCCAGATCGTGGAGGACGGCGAGGGGCTGATCCTCAAGGGCGACGACTCCAAGAGCGGCGACGGGTTCGTACTGCGCATTAACCGGGCGGACGGCGCTTTCCTCTGGAAAGACCCCTACAAGTACAAGGACTCCTCCTGCAACATGCTGATCGACGGCGAGCGGATACTGCTGGTGGCGGACGGTAAGCTGCAGAGCGTGGACAAGGCCAGCGGCAAGAAAACCACCGAGCTGAAGCTTAAGGACGCCAAGTTCGTGGAGACGGTCAACAGCCTGGACCTGCGGGACGAGGGTCTGCTGCTTCAGGCCACCCAGGGCGCCTGCCTGCTGGACAAGGACGGCTCCAAGGCGGTCTGGGCCAAAACCCTCGAAGCCCCCGGCTCCTCGGGCTGGATGAAACTGGCCGCGGCAGCGGTTTCGAGCCTCGACTACATGGCCAACGCCTCCGTTGCCATGAACACCTACCGCGGCACCCTGGACAACGCCCGGGCCAACAAAAACATGAACTCCTCTTTCGGCTCGTTCATGGAGGAGATGTCCAAGCGCTTCACCGCCACCGCCTCGGGCGAGCGGTGGATGTTCATCCTGACCAATCTGGATGACGGAGCCGGGCTGGCCGCGCTCAACCTCAAAACCGGCCAGGTGGACGCCGAGGTCCTGCTTAAGGACAAGAAGCCTGACTACCAGATTGACGAGCTGGGAAAGAGGGTGTTCTACTTCAAGGACAAGAACGAGCTGCAGTGCTATAAGTTCTGA
- a CDS encoding class I SAM-dependent methyltransferase, with the protein MYSTKNGLGTPVFRPLDKVLGSVTPSPERVLLIRCAPEPLVRFALGALERSFPRSELTVLCRPGQELAGCNCLVCPGEGFLRLEDLDTRSRRAIRSDLALIPCSTTRRLCSSYHNVNRLAAASGARWTVHLHSDRLASRVGPRFLERLEREVHAPFLAIKQAALAELALFTGEDLPTVERKCDLAGLRAVSLWQDSPPADANSVRRFYQEHDFYLYELMKTEYNGDEAELNAEVLSLCSPGERVLDYGGGCGSLSLELARKGCRVTHLDLPGPLLDFAAWRFASRKLPVRIHPLEREGELGGPYDKLINIFVLEHLFDPESALRAMRRAVVPGGQLLIAVDFEESAVKTAPLPLHLCRLSRTRYAELTAELGLTHLESRGALDVFETSASPALQF; encoded by the coding sequence ATGTATTCTACTAAGAATGGTCTCGGAACTCCAGTTTTTCGTCCCTTGGACAAGGTCCTGGGCTCCGTGACGCCCAGTCCTGAGCGGGTGCTGCTGATCCGCTGCGCCCCGGAGCCGCTGGTGCGTTTCGCCCTGGGGGCCCTGGAGCGCTCTTTCCCGCGCTCGGAGCTGACAGTCCTCTGCCGGCCGGGACAGGAACTGGCGGGCTGTAACTGCCTGGTTTGCCCGGGCGAAGGGTTCCTGCGCCTGGAGGACCTGGACACCCGGTCCCGGCGGGCTATCCGCTCCGATCTGGCGCTGATCCCGTGTTCCACCACCCGACGTCTCTGCTCCTCCTACCACAATGTCAACCGTCTGGCCGCGGCCTCGGGCGCGCGCTGGACAGTCCACCTGCACAGCGATCGCCTGGCCTCGCGGGTCGGACCGCGTTTCCTGGAGCGCCTGGAGCGGGAGGTCCACGCCCCGTTCCTGGCGATCAAGCAGGCAGCCCTGGCCGAGCTGGCCCTCTTCACTGGGGAGGATCTGCCAACCGTGGAGCGCAAGTGCGACCTGGCCGGGCTGCGGGCGGTCAGTCTCTGGCAGGACTCTCCGCCCGCGGATGCCAACTCGGTGCGGCGTTTCTACCAGGAGCACGATTTCTACCTGTACGAGTTGATGAAGACCGAGTACAACGGGGACGAGGCTGAGCTGAACGCCGAGGTGTTGAGTCTTTGCAGTCCAGGGGAGCGAGTGCTGGATTACGGCGGCGGTTGCGGCAGCCTGAGCCTGGAGCTGGCGCGCAAGGGCTGCCGGGTGACCCACCTGGACCTGCCCGGGCCGCTGCTCGATTTCGCGGCCTGGCGTTTCGCCAGCCGGAAACTCCCGGTGCGCATTCATCCGCTGGAGCGGGAGGGTGAGCTGGGCGGGCCCTACGACAAGCTGATCAACATATTCGTTCTGGAACACCTGTTCGACCCGGAAAGCGCCCTGCGCGCGATGCGCCGGGCCGTTGTCCCGGGCGGACAGCTTCTTATCGCTGTGGATTTCGAGGAAAGCGCGGTCAAGACCGCACCGCTGCCGCTTCACCTTTGCCGCCTGAGCCGCACCCGCTACGCCGAACTCACCGCCGAGCTGGGCCTGACCCATCTGGAAAGCCGCGGCGCGCTGGACGTGTTCGAAACGTCTGCCTCTCCCGCGCTCCAGTTCTGA